GAAGGAGCAGCTCCTGAAGGGCATGAAGGTCGGCGACAAGACCTTCAAGCTCCATCTCGATGGCTACAACTTGCTGCCCTATCTGACCGGCCAGACGACCGAGGATCCGCGCAAGGGCTTCTTCTACTTCAACGACGATGGCGACCTGGTCGCACTGCGCTACGACAACTGGAAGGTCGTGTTCGCCGAACAGCGCGCCGAGGGGACACTACGGATCTGGTCCGAGCCTTTTACTCCGCTTCGGGTGCCCAAGATCTTCAATCTGCGCATGGATCCCTACGAGCGCGCCGACATCACTTCGAACACCTACTACGACTGGCTCATCGACCACGCGTACATCCTGGTGCCGGCTCAGGCCGGCGTGGCCGAGTTCCTCGGCACGTTCAAGGATTTCCCCCCCAGCCAGCGGTCGGCCAGCTTCAGCATCGACCAGGTGCTGAACAAGCTGCGCGAGGGCGCAGCGAGCAAGTAACGCGGGGAACGACTCGGACTCGTGTCCGTGGGCGGTCAGGCTCCATCGGGTCGTCCACGGATCACGCTTCCCGCCGCCGGCTCCTTTCCCGATGCGCCTCTACTTGCCGAACCAGGCACCCCTATCCAGGAGCCCGCCCCGGCTGTACGCTCATTCGACTCAGTACCCCACGCCGCACCGGGCGAGCTTCGCGATGCAAACTGTCTTACCCACGCCATCCACGAGGTGGCCTCCCCCGCGAAGCCAGGAAGGCCGCGACGAGCCGAACTCGCGCTCGAAATCGCCCGTCTTGCCGAGGAGGCACGCCTTGCGTCCACTCACCCCGCTGCTTTCGCTCCTGCTCTGCCTTTCGACCGAGACTATCGCGGCCGCGGAGTCCGCTCCCGGATACTGCACCCAATGGGGCGCCCCTGGCGGAGGCAACGGACAATTCGACAGCCCCTACAGCGTGGCCATTGGCCCTTCTGGAAACGTCTACGTGACCGACAGGGACAACGAGAGGATCCAGAAGTTCGGCCCCCTCGGCGGCTACATACTCCAGTGGGGTAACCCCGGCAGCGGCGACGGACAGTTCAACCAGCCTTTCGGCGTGGCGGTCGACGGTTCTGCCAACGTGTTCGTCGTGGAGTTCGGCAACAATCGCGTCCAGAAATTCAACGGGATGGGCACCTTCCTGGCCAAGTGGGGCAGCTCGGGTTCGACCAACGGCAAGTTCATCAGTCCGGAGGGCGTCGCCGTGGATGCCGCCGGCAACGTCTATGTCGCCGACACGGGGAACAATCGGATCCAGAAGTTCAGCGGGACCGGAACGTACGTGCTGCAATGGGGAACCGCCGGCAGCGGTGCCGGCCAGTTCAATGGCCCGGTGAACCTGGCGGTGGACACCCAGAACTACGTTTACGTCAGCGACTTCGACAACGACCGAATCGAGAAGTTCACGAACACCGGGACATTCGTGACCCAGTGGGGTTCCGCGGGCAGCGGTAACGGCCAATTCAATTCACCTCAGGGCATTGCCTTCGACATGTTCGGGGATGTCTGGGTCGCCGACGCGGGAAACAACCGGATTCAGCACTTCACCAACACCGGCGCCTACGTGAGCCAGTTCTCGACCGGCGGGGAATCCGGAGGCGCCTTTTCCGCCCCCGTCGGCCTCGCCGCCTCCGGGCACGAACTCTACGAGTCGGAAGTCGGTAACAACCGGATCCAGATGCTCGGCTTCCCCCAGGAGATCACCAACATCACCGATGTCGGCAACGACCAGGGCCGACAGGTTCGGTTGCGATTCGAGGCCAACGGGGTCGACCTTGCCGGCTCGGCGACTCCCATCACCGGCTACGCGCTCTACCGGCGCGTCGATCCCCTGCGCGCCGCGACCCGTGTGAAGAGCCCCGCCGGCGCCGCCGCCTTGCGACCCGCGGCGCCCGCGGCGCCCACGGGCATTGCCCTCGATGGCTGGGACTATCTGCTGACCGTGGCCGCCACCGGCGACAATGCCTACGACGTCGTGGCGCCGACTCTGGTCGATTCGGGCGGCACCGGTTCCTACGAATCGACCTTCCTGCTCCGCGCGCTCACGGCCGCGCCCGCCACTTACTTCGAGTGTCGGGCCGACTCCGGCTATTCCGTGGACAACCTGCCGCCCGCCGTCCCGTCTCCGTTCCTTGGCGCGGTCGCCGGCGGCTCCACCCACCTTCACTGGGATCCGAACAGCGAACCCGACTTCTGGTACTACCGGCTCTATCGTGGCAGCTCGCCATCGTTCGTCCCGGGCAGCGCAACCCTCATCGTTGCGCAGGCCGATACCGGCTACGTCGATCCGGGACCCGCCGGGATGACGTACAAGCTCTCCGCCGTCGACGTGAACGGCAACGAAAGTCCGTTCGCGGTGCTGACGCCCTCGATGATCGCCGGGATCCTGGGCTCTTCGTTGCCCCGCGATCTGTTCCTCGCCGCCCCCGTGCCCAATCCCGCGCGCGGCCGGGTGACGCTGGGCTTCGGCATTCCTCGCGACGCGGTGGTCGCGCTGCGGATCTACGACGTGGAGGGCCGCATGGTGCGCTCCCTCGCCAGCAGTTCGTTCTCCGCCGGCGCGCATGCGCTCGGCTGGGACCTTCGCGATGCCGAGGGACGGCCGGTGCATGCGGGGATGTTCATTGCGCGGCTGGAATCGGTTGCGGACCAGCGCGAGGTGCGGATCGTGGTCGTGAACTGAGCGGGCTCGGGAGAGTGGCGAACGTATCGGGGCTGGCGCCCGGGCCACGCGCCCCTACGGCAACACCACCACCCGCACGTTCGCGCCGGTCGCGGCGCTGCGCGCCAGGTACACGCCCGGCGCCGGCCGCGAGGAGTGCGTGATCTGCCAGTCGTGGCCGCCCCCGTCGCGCACGATGCCGTCCCCGAGCGACGCCACGCGCCGGCCGCCCAGGTCATACACGGCGACGTCGTCGCCAAAGCCGGTCAGGCGTACAGGGCCGCGAGCCGGATTCGGAAACGCGAAGATCTTCGCGCGACCCGGGGTGTTGCTGGCGACGTCCGCCGTCCCCCCGGCAATCGCGAACGTGCCTCCCGTGATCAGCGTCCGGTTGCCGCCCCGGTCCACGGCGTAGACGCGACACCACCACAGCCCGAAGCGGGGCAGCGAGACGATCATCGTCGTGTCGTCGGTGGTCACCCGGAACGGGGCCGGAAGGCCCGACAACGTGTCGAAGTCGGCTTCGTAACGCACACGGTCGAAGGCCTCGGGATCGTGCGATGCGCTCCAGCGCAGATGACTGTCATCGGTTGTCAGCCTCGAAAATGAACCGCTCGCCAGCACGAAGGGCCGCCCATAGAACGCCCGGGCGCGGGCGGTGCGCGCGAGGAGCGAATCGTGCTCCCAGGCCGGCCACGAGGTCGCATGATCGCCGGTTACGATCGCGAAGTCTTCGTAGCGCTGCACCGCGTCCCATGCGCGCGCGCAGGATGCGGCGAGCGGGCGCCGATCGCCCGCGCGCGTGACACGCACGGCGCTGGTGTGCGCCACCGGCACCAACCCGAGCAGCATCGCCGGCGCGGTCATTCCGTCCACGCGCACGGCCATCCATCTCGGCGTGTCGCTCTCGAACGTGAAGCTGGTGTCGACGTGGGTCGCTCCGTTGAGCGTCGCGGTCCAGCGTTCGACACCGTCGGCGATCAAGGCGATCCTGCTGATGCCGAACACGCACTCGGCCTCGATCCGCACCGGGCGCGCGATCGTGTCGCTCGGAACATCGAGCGTCCCCCCCGGGGCGATTCCCGCGATCTCGAAGCGCGGAATCAGCGGGCCGCTGGTCACGAAGGTGCGACCGGCCCCCACCGCCGCCAGCCACCGGGAGTGAAACGTCTGCGCGCCGGGCGCGACGTTCGCGTACACGCGCCAGCCGCCGGGGGGCAGGTCGGTCACCCAGTTCATCACGCAGTCGGTTCCCGCCGAGGCGGGAACGTCGAGCCCGCTCGAGAGCAGGTCGTACCACTGGGTGAACATCGTGTCGGGATCGTTGCTGTACGAGACCACGTCGAGCGCGCCGACGCCCCCGAGCGCCGCCAGCACCTGCATCTCGCGGCCGAGACCCATGCCCGGCCAGCCGCTGCGTGCCTCGTAGTCGCTGGTGGTGACCGGATGCGCGAGCACCATCAGCCCGCCCTGCGGCGCCAGTAGCTGCTGAATGTCGACGAGCATC
The DNA window shown above is from Candidatus Sulfotelmatobacter sp. and carries:
- a CDS encoding sulfatase-like hydrolase/transferase, with the translated sequence NWEGAYRVPAMLRWPGHLKAGSVENAIVSHLDFLPTLLAAAGVPDVKEQLLKGMKVGDKTFKLHLDGYNLLPYLTGQTTEDPRKGFFYFNDDGDLVALRYDNWKVVFAEQRAEGTLRIWSEPFTPLRVPKIFNLRMDPYERADITSNTYYDWLIDHAYILVPAQAGVAEFLGTFKDFPPSQRSASFSIDQVLNKLREGAASK
- a CDS encoding CehA/McbA family metallohydrolase → SYTIQAWHGPEWQIAQTSLNATRDTVVNLTMTRFDDLRPRGWYSGDLHVHTAHPPIQYSLDPLQTLRVAHAEGLSVVEVLNNDDDDEFEGEPSGVSDSLATLYYSYEYRNQFGGHAALAGLVSPIGSGCCASNEAPWPMLVDIQQLLAPQGGLMVLAHPVTTSDYEARSGWPGMGLGREMQVLAALGGVGALDVVSYSNDPDTMFTQWYDLLSSGLDVPASAGTDCVMNWVTDLPPGGWRVYANVAPGAQTFHSRWLAAVGAGRTFVTSGPLIPRFEIAGIAPGGTLDVPSDTIARPVRIEAECVFGISRIALIADGVERWTATLNGATHVDTSFTFESDTPRWMAVRVDGMTAPAMLLGLVPVAHTSAVRVTRAGDRRPLAASCARAWDAVQRYEDFAIVTGDHATSWPAWEHDSLLARTARARAFYGRPFVLASGSFSRLTTDDSHLRWSASHDPEAFDRVRYEADFDTLSGLPAPFRVTTDDTTMIVSLPRFGLWWCRVYAVDRGGNRTLITGGTFAIAGGTADVASNTPGRAKIFAFPNPARGPVRLTGFGDDVAVYDLGGRRVASLGDGIVRDGGGHDWQITHSSRPAPGVYLARSAATGANVRVVVLP